The stretch of DNA CTATTATCCGAAGGAAAAGATGGAGGTTGTAAAAAAACAGGAAGAAGACATGGAGAACTGGTACAAGATCACACTTTATCGTCTGATCGAAGTATGCAAGACAACGGCATCCAAATATACCCGTTCCAAGGTCCGTAAGGCACTTCCTGCAGACTATGCATATGTGATCGAGGAGCTGATCACAGAGAAAGCGGAAGTTCTGGACAAAGAAGCATATTACGATGCCATCGTCAATACGATCATTGAGATCGGCCGGGCAGAGAATTTTATCATTGCCCTGGCAGAACTGATCCAGCGTCTTGTTGTGGATCATCTTCATGTGCTGGGAGATATTTATGACAGAGGTCCGGGCCCGCATTTCATCATGGATCGTTTGATGAAATATCATTCGCTGGATATCCAGTGGGGAAATCATGATGTGGTCTGGATGGGAGCTGCTACAGGACAGAAAGCCTGCATTGCAACGGTGATCCGGAACAGCATCCGTTACCGAAATATGGATATTCTTGAGGATGGATATGGGATCAATCTCATGCCCCTGGCAACCTTTGCAATGGAGGCTTATAAGGATGATCCATGTACTGCTTTTGAGATGAAGGGAGATGCCAATAACTATAGTATTCTGGAAGAAGAGCTTGGACGGAAAATGCACAAGGCTATTGCCATTATCCAGTTTAAGCTGGAGGGGCAGCTGATCCGCCGGCACAAAGAATTCCATATGGAAAATCGTTGTTTGCTTCATAGGATCGATCCGAAAAAGGGAATGATCACACTTCCGGACGGAAAAGAATATCCGCTGACCGATACATATTTTCCTACTATTGACTGGAAAAAGCCATATGAACTTACTACAGAGGAAAAGGATGTAATGGAACGCTTGGATTCCGCGTTCCGAAACTGCGAGAAACTGCAGAATCATGTCCGGCTTCTTCTGGACAAGGGAGGCCTTTATAAAACTTATAATGGAAATCTTCTGTTCCATGGAAGTATTCCGCTTAATGAGGATGGAAGTCTGAAAGAAGTCCAGATTTATGGAAAAACCTACAAAGGAAAAGAATTGTACGATGTTCTTGAGACTTATGTGCGCCGGGCGTTTTTCTCTGTAAATGAGGATGAAAAGCGTAAAGGCAGAGATATTATGTGGTATATCTGGGCAGCTCCGAATTCACCGCTGTTCGGAAAAGACAAGATGACCACCTTTGAGCGTTATTTTATTAAAGATAAGGAAACACATAAAGAAACTAAAAATGCCTACTATCATCTTCTGGAAAATGAGGATGTTGTAGATGATCTGCTCCGTGAATTCGAACTGGATCCGGAAAAAGGTCACATCATCAACGGGCATGTGCCGGTTCACCAGAGTGAGGGAGAGAGTCCTGTAAAATGCAATGGCAAAGTTCTTGTGATCGACGGCGGTTTTTCCAGACCATATCAGAAGGTTACGGGGATTGCCGGTTATACACTGGTTTATAATTCCTACGGGCTGATCCTGTCTGCTCATGAGCCTTTTACTTCTGCGGAAGAAGCGGTAGCCAAGGAGCAGGATATTGTTTCCAACAGGGTGGCAGTTCACTACAATAACAAACGTACTCTGGTCGGTGATACCGATACCGGAACTGCTCTGAAGGAAAGGATCAGTGAGCTGATCCAGCTTCTGGAAGTTTACAGAAAAGGTATCATCAAAGAGAAAAAATAAGCAGAATTGAGAAATACAAGAAGGGTTTCCTGTATGCTATAGTAAACAGAGGTAATGCAGATGAGAAAAAACAAAAGAAGAAAAAAACGGCTGAGAGCAGTTCTGATCCTGTTGATCATTCTGTTTATTCTGGCAGGACTGGGAGGGATGCTGTATGTTTCCCACAGGGATAAAGTGGAAAAAGAACAACGAAGAGAGGCCGCATTGGCTGCATTGGACAGTATTCCGGAGGTGACAGCAACTCCGGCAGCAACAGCAACACCGGTTCCGACAGCGACGCCGACACCGTCATTGACACCGGTCCCGACAATCCTTCCGGCATTTGAACCGGAAAATTATCAGGGAATCTGGTACAGCGAAGACGGGCTGACAACGATCGATATTTATGATATCAGTCTGAAATCTGTTTCCTTTACCTATAAGAGAGTGAATGGAAAAGATCCTTCCATGACCGCAGAAGCAGATGTGACTGCAGAGGTAGCAGGAAATGCCACACAGTTCCGTTTTAAGGATTCCGAAGGGAATAAGGCAAAAGGAGAGTTTGTTTTCGATAAAAGTGGTGAGCTTTATGTGAAGGTAAAAACATATGAACGGGGAGATGGATCTCTGACCTATCCGAAAACAGAGTCTATTATGACCCGGCAGGAGCCATCCCTGGAAGTATCCGAAAATTCCGAAGAAGATGTTTCCTATAATGAAAGCAACGAAAGTTCCTATGAACAGGAATCCTACAGCGAAAGCAGTGAAGATTCTTCTGATGAAAATACAGAAGAATATGAGATTCCCTACGGAGAAGAAGAAACCTATTATACAGAATGATCAAAAAAAATAAAACACGGTAAAATAAAGAATCCCCGGATTTTGGCAATCAGGGAATCCCGATACAGGAATTCCCGAAACTGTTCCACATTTCCGGGGATCTCTTTATTTGATCATTTTTTTGCGGTCTGTGCGGCCGACGAGATAATCGATGCTGGTGTCGTAATAATTTGCCAGCCGGATAAGCATTTCGATAGGAATATTACGGGATCCCGTTTCATAATGGGAATAAGAACGCTGACTGATATGAAGAATCTCACTTAATTCTCTCTGGGACAGATCCGCGTCTGTACGTAAATCCTGAATACGCTGAAATTTCATTGTGCTCACCTCTTCTTTCTATTGAAAGTATAAAACAGAACGAAATGCACCCTTGCAAAAGAGAGCAAAATGGACTATACTAAATTTATTATCTTCTAAAATTCAGAAAATGTCTATCTGAAAATTCCCTTGTTTTTAACCAATGCGGATTTCGAATATCCGCCTGACCTGAAAAGACGAAAAGATGGAAGATCGGGATCCGTTTTTTTCGCAGAAAGGAATGTATTTGTTTGCGAGTGTTTTATCAGCAGCGATCTACGGAATGGAAGTACGTGAGATCCAGGTTGAGGCAGATGTCAGTGATGGTCTGCCTTCTTTTGCTATGGTAGGATTTCCCTCTGCCCAGGTGAGAGAGGCCCAGGAAAGAGTCCGGACTGCATTTAAGAACAACCGACTTTGTCTGCCACCAAAAAAAGTAACTGTAAATTTTGCACCTGCCGATATGAAAAAGGAAGGAGCCGGTTTTGACCTGCCTGTGGCGGCTGCAGTACTTGCGGCTGCCGGAATTCTGGAACCGGATCTTCTGGAAGGAGTTATGATCGTAGGAGAGATCAGTCTGAATGGAGAGATCCATGGGGTTGCCGGAGTTTTGCCACGGGTGATCCGCGCAAGAGAGATGGGCTTACGCTTTTGCGTTATTCCGGAGGAAAATATCCGGGAGGGGAATCTGGTGAAGGATATGCCGGTGTTTGGAGTAAAAAGTCTGAATGACATGATCCGATGTCTGAGAGACCCAAACACTTATACAAATGAGTATCAGGAAAAAGAAAAAACAGAAAATAAACCGGAAAAACCAAATGTTGATTTTGCGGACATCTGCGGGCAGGAAGGAGCCCGGCGCGCGGCCGAGATCGCAGTGAGCGGTTTTCATAATATTCTTTTTATCGGACCGCCAGGATCCGGAAAGACCATGCTGGCAAGACGTCTGCCTACTATTATGCCGGAGATGACATTTGAGGAAAGCCTGGAAATCACCAAGGTATACAGTGTGGCAGGACTTCTCACGGAAAAAGATCCGCTGATCCGGCAGAGGCCTTTTCGAAGTCCGCATCATACCAGTTCCCCTCAGGCTCTGGCAGGTGGCGGCAGGATACCGGGACCGGGGGAGATCACTCTTGCACACAGAGGTGTGCTTTTTCTGGATGAGATGCCGGAATTTTCCAGAAAAAGCCTGGAGATCCTGCGTCAGCCGCTGGAAGATAAGGAGATCCATCTGTCCAGAGCTGCCGGAACTTATATTTTTCCGGCCAGTTTTATGCTGGCGGCAGCGATGAATCCCTGTCCCTGCGGATTTTACCCGGATATGAACAGATGTCGCTGTACATCAGGGGAGATCACGCATTATCTTGGAAAGATCAGCCAGCCTCTCCTGGAGCGTATTGATATCTGCACGGAAGTTCCGGCAGTGAGTTTTTCAAAAATGAAAAAGAAAATTGCAGGGGAATCCTCTGCTCAAATAAGAAAGAGGGTGGAAGCAGTACAGGAGATCCAGAGAGAACGTTACAAAAAGGAAAAATTTTGCTTCAATGGGGAGCTTGACGGAAGAAAACTGGAGAAATACTGTGTAATGACGGGAGGGGCAGACAAACTTCTGGAGCAGGCATATGAGCAGTTTCAATTCAGTACCAGAGCATATCATAAGATCCTGAAAACGGCCAGGACCATCGCGGATATGGAATCTTCCGAAAAGATAAAGGAAGAACATATCTGCGAGGCGTTGGCTTACCGGGCATATGACAAGAAATACTGGTCATAAAACAGAAAAAAGGAAGGTATTTTATATGGAAGAAATACAGCAAACAAGGATCCGGTGTGCCCGGAAGGACAGTAGTGTTTATCCGGCAAGACTTAAGGAACTTCCCGGTATGCCAAAACAATTATATTACATTGGAAGCTTTCCGGATGATGCCAAACCTACAGCGGCGATCGTGGGAGCAAGGCTGTGCAGTCCTTACGGACGGATACAGGCCTTTAATTACGGAAAATTCTTAAGCGAACATGGTGTACAGGTGATCAGCGGTATGGCGGCCGGCATTGATGCTGAGGGCCACAAGGGTGCTCTGGAAGGTGGTACCCCGACCTTTGCCGTGCTGGGAAATGGTGTGGACATCTGTTATCCTTCATCCAGCAGAGGTATTTACCGGAGGATCCCCGAAAAAAACGGAGGGATCATCAGCGAATATGAACCAGGTACCAAAGGCAGGGCATATTATTTTCCGGCAAGGAACCGGATCATCAGCGGACTGGCAGATCTGGTGCTTGTGGTGGAAGCAAAAGAAAAGAGCGGATCACTGATCACAGCTGCCTGTGCACTGGAACAGGGGAAGATGGTATATGCCATTCCGGGAGCAGTAAATGATGCTCTGAGCAGAGGCTGTCACAAGCTGATCTACGACGGAGCAGGAATTGCATACTCTCCGGAAATACTTCTGGATGAGTGGGGATTATCTGTGAAAAAAAAGACAAATTTGTCTGAAAAAAGCAAGTTAGGACTTGCAACGGATTTGGATTTGGTGTATAGTTGTCTCGATTTACGACCAAAAAATCTGGATCATATTATAAGAAAAACCGGTTTTTCACCGGGAAAAACAGCCGGGATCCTGGGACAGCTTATTTTGATGGGGCTTGTGAAGGAAACCGGGAGACAGTATTATATCAGACTTGAATAAATGCTTTTTTGCCCGGAGATTTGGCAGGAGCTTTTAAGCCGGACAGGAAGGCAGAATGAGATTAGGAGAGGTAAAATGGCCAAAAATCTGGTGATAGTAGAGTCACCTGCTAAAATGAAGACAGTAAAGAAATTTCTGGGGGCAAATTATACAGTAGAAGCGTCCAACGGTCATGTGAGGGATTTTCCAAAGAGCCAGTTTGGTATTGACGTGGACAATGATTTTGAACCGAAGTATATTACAATACGTGGAAAGGGTGAGCTTCTTGCAAAACTTCGCAAAGAAGCAAAAAAAGCAGATAAGATCTATCTTGCAACTGACCCTGACCGTGAGGGAGAAGCAATTTCCTGGCATTTGATGCAGGCTTTGAAGACAGATACTGCAAAGATGCACAGGATCACATTTAACGAGGTAACAAAAACAGCAGTTAAGGCTTCCATCAAGCAGGCCAGGGAACTGGACATGAACCTGGTAGATGCACAGCAGGCAAGGCGTATGCTGGATCGTATGGTAGGTTATACCATCAGTCCGCTGCTCTGGGCCAAGGTAAAAAGAGGCTTAAGTGCAGGCCGTGTACAGTCTGTGGCACTGCGTATCATCTGTGACAGAGAAGATGAGATCAATGCATTCATTCCTGAAGAATACTGGAGCCTGGAGGGTGAATTTCAGGTAAAGGGTGAGAAGAAGCCGTTGATAGCCAAGTTCTATGGAACGGATAAAAAACTTCCGATCAGAAACCGTCAGGAAATGGATGAGATTCTGAAAAGTCTGGAAGACTGTAAATATGAGATCACAGAAGTAAAAAAAGGTGAGAGGATCAAGAACGCTCCCCTTCCGTTTACCACAAGTACTCTGCAGCAGGAAGCTGCCAAGACATTGAATTTTTCTACGCAGAAGACTATGCGCCTGGCACAGCAGTTATATGAAGGTGTGGATGTAAAAGGCAGTGGTACGGTAGGTCTGATCTCCTATCTGCGTACAGATTCCACTCGAATTTCAGAGGAAGCAGATGCAGCAGCAAGAACTTATATTTCTGAGCAGTATGGTTTAGATTATGTTTCTCAGACAGAGAAGGCAATCAAAAACGGACAGAAGATACAGGATGCTCATGAGGCAATCCGTCCTACAGATATTGCGAGGACACCAGTTCTGGTGAAGGAATCCCTGACCAGGGATCAGTTCCGTTTATATCAGCTGATCTGGAGACGTTTTGCGGCAAGCAGAATGGCACCGGCACGTTATGAGACCACGTCTGTCAAGATCGGAGCAGGTGAGTATGTGTTTACGGTTGCGGCATCCAAGGTTGCCTTTGATGGTTTTATGTCTGTGTACACAGAAGAGGGCGATGACAAAAAGGGCAATGTTTTAAGTCAAAGTCTGGAGAGGGGTATGGAGCTGAAGCTGAAAGAGCTGAAGCCGGAGCAGCATTTTACACAGCCGCCGGCACATTACACAGAGGCGTCACTTGTAAAGACCATGGAAGAGCTTGGAATCGGACGTCCAAGTACGTATGCGCCGACCATCACAACGATCATCAGCAGACGCTATGTATCCAAGGAACAGAAAAATCTTTACGTCACAGAGCTTGGAGAGGTTGTTAATAATATTATGAAACAGGCTTTTCCAAGTATTGTGGATGTAAACTTTACAGCAACTATGGAGGGGCTTTTGGACTGCGTGGAAGCTGGTACTGTACAGTGGAAAACGGTTGTACGTAACTTCTATCCGGATCTGAAGCATGATGTGGATGAGGCTGAAAAAGAACTTGAGAAAGTTGATATACAGGATGAGGTTACGGATGTGATCTGCGACAACTGTGGCCGCAACATGGTGATCAAGTATGGTCCTCATGGAAGATTTCTTGCATGTCCCGGATTTCCGGACTGCCGTAATACAAAACCATATTATGAGAAAATCGGTGTTGCATGTCCGAAGTGCGGCGGCGAAATTGTCATGAAAAAAACGAAAAAAGGCAGAAAATATTACGGATGTGAGAATAATCCGGAATGTGATTTTATGTCCTGGCAGAAACCTTCTGCAAAGAAATGTCCGAAATGTGGTAATTATATGCTCGAAAAGGGAAATAAACTGGTTTGTAGCCAGGAAACCTGTGGATATGTGGAACAAAAACCAAAAGATGAAGATTGATCGAAAAAATGCTTTTCTATTAATTTTCAGAAAATCCCGTTAAAAATAAAAAAAATATAAAAATGTCTTGTAAATTTCCAGAATAACGTGTAATATTAGACTAGAAAAACGATTTCTTTCAAGGTACGAAAGTGAAAGGAGGAAAAATGAGCGTTCAGTTGCTAGATAAAACTAGAAAAATCAATAAGCTTCTGCATAACAGCAGCTCAAGCAAGGTAGTGTTTAACGACATTTGTCAGGTGCTCATGGAAACCTTAAGTTCCAATATCCTGGTACTCAGTAAGAAAGGTAAGGTTCTGGGAGTCAGTATCTGCCCGGGTGTGGATGAGATCACAGAGCTGATCGATGACAAGATTGGCGGACATATCGACCCGTTATTAAATGAGAGATTTCTTGGTGTTCTTTCCACAAAGGAGAATGTCAATCTCCAGACACTTGGCTTTGAGCATGTACCCGGAAATTATCAGGGAATCGTGAATCCGATCGATATTGCAGGTGAGAGACTGGGAACGTTATTCATGTACCGCAATGATCATCCCTATGATATTGAAGATATTATCGTCAGCGAGTATGGTACAACAGTTGTAGGCCTGGAAATGATGCGTGCGGTTCATGATGAGAACGCGGAAGAAGACAGAAAACAGCAGATCGTTAAATCGGCATTCAGTACACTGTCCTTCTCAGAGCTTGAGGCGATCATCCATATCTTTGATGAGCTGGATGGGGATGAGGGTATCCTGGTTGCCAGCAAGATTGCTGACCGTGTAGGTATCACCAGATCTGTGATCGTAAATGCATTGCGTAAATTCGAGAGTGCAGGTGTGATCGAATCCCGTTCATCCGGTATGAAGGGAACTTACATTAAAGTTCTTAATGAAGTGATCTTTGATGAGCTTGAGGAGATAAAAGCACAGAGAAGCAAGAAGGCATAATGTGATCAGCACTGTCAGATGCTTGATATAAGATAAAGAACGTGACAAAAGAGACTTCCCGTTATCGTGGGAGTCTCTTTTTTGTCTGTTTCATAAAATCAAAATAAATAATGAAATTAAGAAAACAAGAGAAAAAAAGAGTATTAAAGAGATAAAATTAGAATAATATAGAAAAACTATATCTTAAAAGGGTTGCGAAAATATGTGAAATTCACTAATATAGCCATAGTGATTAGCACTCGTAGAAAGTGAGTGCTAGCAGACGAAGATGGAACTTATAAAGGAGGAACATAGATCATGAAGTTAGTACCTTTAGGCGACAGAGTAGTATTAAAACAGGTTGAAGCAGAAGAAACAACAGCATCCGGGATTGTGCTTCCGGGACAGGCACAGGAGAAACCACAGCAGGCAGAGGTTATTGCAGTTGGACCTGGCGGAGTTGTAAACGGGAAAGAAGTAAAAATGGAAGTAGAAGTCGGAAATACTGTTATCTATTCCAAATATGCAGGAACAGAAGTAAAGATGGATGGAACTGATTATATTATTGTAAAGCAGGAAGATATCCTGGCAATCATTAAATAATATAAACATCTTATCGTATATCAATATAAATAGGAGGTCATTTTATCATGGCAAAAGAGATTAAATATGGCGCAGAAGCAAGAGCAGCACTTGAAGCTGGTGTAAATAAACTTGCAGATACAGTAAGAGTGACACTTGGACCGAAAGGAAGGAATGTAGTCCTTGACAAATCTTTCGGTGCTCCGCTTATCACAAACGATGGTGTTTCCATTGCAAAAGAGATTGAGCTTGAGGACGGATTTGAGAATATGGGTGCCCAGATCATCAAAGAAGTTGCATCCAAGACAAATGATGTAGCTGGTGATGGTACTACAACAGCAACCGTACTTGCACAGGCAATGGTACATGAGGGAATGAAGAACCTGGCTGCAGGCGCAAACCCGATTATCCTCAGAAAAGGAATGAAAAAAGCAACAGATGTTGCAGTAGAAGCAATCAAAAACATGAGCCAGGCGATCAACGGAAAAGCTCAGATTGCTAATGTAGCTGCAATCTCTGCAAGTGATGAGCAGGTTGGACAGCTTGTTGCAGACGCTATGGAGAAAGTTTCCAAAGATGGTGTTATCACTGTTGAGGAGTCCAAGACAATGCATACAGAGCTTGATCTGGTAGAAGGTATGCAGTTTGACCGTGGATATATTTCCGCATACATGTCAACAGATATGGAGAAGATGGAGGCAACTCTTGATGATCCGTACATCCTGATCACAGATAAGAAGATCAGCAATATTCAGGAGATCCTTCCGCTTCTTGAGCAGGTCGTTCAGGCAGGTGCAAAACTTCTCATCATCGCTGAGGATGTTGAGGGTGAGGCTCTTACAACCCTGATCGTTAACAAACTGAGAGGAACATTCCAGGTAGTAGCTGTTAAAGCTCCTGGTTATGGCGACAGAAGAAAAGAGATGCTTCAGGATATCGCAATCCTGACAGGCGGACAGGTAATCTCCGACGAGCTTGGCCTTGACCTGAAAGAAGCTAAGATGGAGCAGCTTGGACGTGCAAAATCTGTTAAAGTTGCAAAAGAGAACACCGTTATCGTTGATGGTCTTGGAGATAAAGAAGACATCGCAAAACGTGTTGCTCAGATCCGTGCACAGATCGAGGAGACAAAATCTGAGTTTGATAAAGAGAAACTTCAGGAGAGACTTGCAAAACTGGCTGGCGGCGTAGCTGTTATCCGTGTAGGTGCTGCTACTGAGACAGAGATGAAGGAAGCAAAACTTCGTCTGGAAGATGCTCTTGCAGCAACAAGAGCAGCTGTTGAGGAAGGTATCATCGCAGGTGGCGGATCCGCTTACATCCATGCATCCAAAGAAGTTGCAAAACTTGTTGCAACACTTGAGGGAGACGAGAAGACAGGTGCAGCTGTGATCATGAAAGCTCTTGAGGCTCCGCTGTTCCACATTGCCGCAAATGCAGGACTGGAAGGCTCTGTTATCATCAACAAAGTAAGAGAGTCTGAGGTTGGAACTGGTTTCGATGCTCTGAATGAGAAATATGTAAATATGGTTGAGAACGGAATTCTTGACCCGGCTAAAGTTACAAGAAGTGCTCTGCAGAACGCAACAAGCGTTGCATCTACACTCCTTACAACAGAAGCTGTAGTTTCCACGATCAAGGAGGATACTCCTGCTCCGGCACCAAACCCGGGAATGGGAATGATGTAATTTCAATCAGGCAGGTAAATAATTTACAAAATGAGAGGGCCTGCGTCATGGACGCGGCTCTCTTTTTGTGTTATAATCAAAAGAAATCAGTAAATTACGAAAGGAAGAAGCAAATGAGTGACTTATATTCAGAACTTCTGGTAAAGAAGAAACAGACAGGGAAGGATCTTGTTGTAAAATACGGTCTTATTGCACTGACCGTGATCATGGTTCTGGGAGGTCTGGTGCTGAATGCACTTCTTCTGGTTCCGGCTATCGCTCTTGGTGTTGCATGTTATTTTGTGATTCCGAAAACAGACCTGGAATATGAATATCTGTTTGTTAACGGGGAACTGGATATTGATATGATCATGTCCAAGTCAAAGAGGAAAAGAGTAAAATCACTCCAGCTTG from Blautia sp. SC05B48 encodes:
- a CDS encoding fructose-bisphosphatase class III produces the protein MKKEELRYLQRLAELYPTIAKASTEIINLQSILNLPKGTEHFMSDIHGEYDAFSHVLRNGSGAVRKKIDDVFGHTLSNSDKRSLATLIYYPKEKMEVVKKQEEDMENWYKITLYRLIEVCKTTASKYTRSKVRKALPADYAYVIEELITEKAEVLDKEAYYDAIVNTIIEIGRAENFIIALAELIQRLVVDHLHVLGDIYDRGPGPHFIMDRLMKYHSLDIQWGNHDVVWMGAATGQKACIATVIRNSIRYRNMDILEDGYGINLMPLATFAMEAYKDDPCTAFEMKGDANNYSILEEELGRKMHKAIAIIQFKLEGQLIRRHKEFHMENRCLLHRIDPKKGMITLPDGKEYPLTDTYFPTIDWKKPYELTTEEKDVMERLDSAFRNCEKLQNHVRLLLDKGGLYKTYNGNLLFHGSIPLNEDGSLKEVQIYGKTYKGKELYDVLETYVRRAFFSVNEDEKRKGRDIMWYIWAAPNSPLFGKDKMTTFERYFIKDKETHKETKNAYYHLLENEDVVDDLLREFELDPEKGHIINGHVPVHQSEGESPVKCNGKVLVIDGGFSRPYQKVTGIAGYTLVYNSYGLILSAHEPFTSAEEAVAKEQDIVSNRVAVHYNNKRTLVGDTDTGTALKERISELIQLLEVYRKGIIKEKK
- a CDS encoding helix-turn-helix domain-containing protein, with amino-acid sequence MKFQRIQDLRTDADLSQRELSEILHISQRSYSHYETGSRNIPIEMLIRLANYYDTSIDYLVGRTDRKKMIK
- a CDS encoding YifB family Mg chelatase-like AAA ATPase, which encodes MYLFASVLSAAIYGMEVREIQVEADVSDGLPSFAMVGFPSAQVREAQERVRTAFKNNRLCLPPKKVTVNFAPADMKKEGAGFDLPVAAAVLAAAGILEPDLLEGVMIVGEISLNGEIHGVAGVLPRVIRAREMGLRFCVIPEENIREGNLVKDMPVFGVKSLNDMIRCLRDPNTYTNEYQEKEKTENKPEKPNVDFADICGQEGARRAAEIAVSGFHNILFIGPPGSGKTMLARRLPTIMPEMTFEESLEITKVYSVAGLLTEKDPLIRQRPFRSPHHTSSPQALAGGGRIPGPGEITLAHRGVLFLDEMPEFSRKSLEILRQPLEDKEIHLSRAAGTYIFPASFMLAAAMNPCPCGFYPDMNRCRCTSGEITHYLGKISQPLLERIDICTEVPAVSFSKMKKKIAGESSAQIRKRVEAVQEIQRERYKKEKFCFNGELDGRKLEKYCVMTGGADKLLEQAYEQFQFSTRAYHKILKTARTIADMESSEKIKEEHICEALAYRAYDKKYWS
- the dprA gene encoding DNA-processing protein DprA, with amino-acid sequence MEEIQQTRIRCARKDSSVYPARLKELPGMPKQLYYIGSFPDDAKPTAAIVGARLCSPYGRIQAFNYGKFLSEHGVQVISGMAAGIDAEGHKGALEGGTPTFAVLGNGVDICYPSSSRGIYRRIPEKNGGIISEYEPGTKGRAYYFPARNRIISGLADLVLVVEAKEKSGSLITAACALEQGKMVYAIPGAVNDALSRGCHKLIYDGAGIAYSPEILLDEWGLSVKKKTNLSEKSKLGLATDLDLVYSCLDLRPKNLDHIIRKTGFSPGKTAGILGQLILMGLVKETGRQYYIRLE
- the topA gene encoding type I DNA topoisomerase; its protein translation is MAKNLVIVESPAKMKTVKKFLGANYTVEASNGHVRDFPKSQFGIDVDNDFEPKYITIRGKGELLAKLRKEAKKADKIYLATDPDREGEAISWHLMQALKTDTAKMHRITFNEVTKTAVKASIKQARELDMNLVDAQQARRMLDRMVGYTISPLLWAKVKRGLSAGRVQSVALRIICDREDEINAFIPEEYWSLEGEFQVKGEKKPLIAKFYGTDKKLPIRNRQEMDEILKSLEDCKYEITEVKKGERIKNAPLPFTTSTLQQEAAKTLNFSTQKTMRLAQQLYEGVDVKGSGTVGLISYLRTDSTRISEEADAAARTYISEQYGLDYVSQTEKAIKNGQKIQDAHEAIRPTDIARTPVLVKESLTRDQFRLYQLIWRRFAASRMAPARYETTSVKIGAGEYVFTVAASKVAFDGFMSVYTEEGDDKKGNVLSQSLERGMELKLKELKPEQHFTQPPAHYTEASLVKTMEELGIGRPSTYAPTITTIISRRYVSKEQKNLYVTELGEVVNNIMKQAFPSIVDVNFTATMEGLLDCVEAGTVQWKTVVRNFYPDLKHDVDEAEKELEKVDIQDEVTDVICDNCGRNMVIKYGPHGRFLACPGFPDCRNTKPYYEKIGVACPKCGGEIVMKKTKKGRKYYGCENNPECDFMSWQKPSAKKCPKCGNYMLEKGNKLVCSQETCGYVEQKPKDED
- the codY gene encoding GTP-sensing pleiotropic transcriptional regulator CodY, with translation MSVQLLDKTRKINKLLHNSSSSKVVFNDICQVLMETLSSNILVLSKKGKVLGVSICPGVDEITELIDDKIGGHIDPLLNERFLGVLSTKENVNLQTLGFEHVPGNYQGIVNPIDIAGERLGTLFMYRNDHPYDIEDIIVSEYGTTVVGLEMMRAVHDENAEEDRKQQIVKSAFSTLSFSELEAIIHIFDELDGDEGILVASKIADRVGITRSVIVNALRKFESAGVIESRSSGMKGTYIKVLNEVIFDELEEIKAQRSKKA
- the groES gene encoding co-chaperone GroES; translated protein: MKLVPLGDRVVLKQVEAEETTASGIVLPGQAQEKPQQAEVIAVGPGGVVNGKEVKMEVEVGNTVIYSKYAGTEVKMDGTDYIIVKQEDILAIIK
- the groL gene encoding chaperonin GroEL (60 kDa chaperone family; promotes refolding of misfolded polypeptides especially under stressful conditions; forms two stacked rings of heptamers to form a barrel-shaped 14mer; ends can be capped by GroES; misfolded proteins enter the barrel where they are refolded when GroES binds); this encodes MAKEIKYGAEARAALEAGVNKLADTVRVTLGPKGRNVVLDKSFGAPLITNDGVSIAKEIELEDGFENMGAQIIKEVASKTNDVAGDGTTTATVLAQAMVHEGMKNLAAGANPIILRKGMKKATDVAVEAIKNMSQAINGKAQIANVAAISASDEQVGQLVADAMEKVSKDGVITVEESKTMHTELDLVEGMQFDRGYISAYMSTDMEKMEATLDDPYILITDKKISNIQEILPLLEQVVQAGAKLLIIAEDVEGEALTTLIVNKLRGTFQVVAVKAPGYGDRRKEMLQDIAILTGGQVISDELGLDLKEAKMEQLGRAKSVKVAKENTVIVDGLGDKEDIAKRVAQIRAQIEETKSEFDKEKLQERLAKLAGGVAVIRVGAATETEMKEAKLRLEDALAATRAAVEEGIIAGGGSAYIHASKEVAKLVATLEGDEKTGAAVIMKALEAPLFHIAANAGLEGSVIINKVRESEVGTGFDALNEKYVNMVENGILDPAKVTRSALQNATSVASTLLTTEAVVSTIKEDTPAPAPNPGMGMM
- a CDS encoding DUF6106 family protein, whose product is MSDLYSELLVKKKQTGKDLVVKYGLIALTVIMVLGGLVLNALLLVPAIALGVACYFVIPKTDLEYEYLFVNGELDIDMIMSKSKRKRVKSLQLAEADLVAPLKSHRMDYYNGNQKMKTIDFSSGIEDHKRYAMIVRDSGETCKVILELDDELANTMKNSAPSKVFLD